One part of the Glycine soja cultivar W05 chromosome 11, ASM419377v2, whole genome shotgun sequence genome encodes these proteins:
- the LOC114376433 gene encoding basic leucine zipper 23-like, translated as MDDGELDFSNHEVFSSPNMGELPSSGSMDSFFDELLKDTHACTHTHTCNPPGPDFSHTHTCYHVHTKIVPAPEEDQVATDDTAESAEKKSSSKKRPLGNKEAVRKYREKKKARAASLEDEVVKLRALNQHLMKKLQGQAALEAEIARLKCLLVDIRGRIEGEIGSFPYQKTTTTTPNPVAGSYVMNPCNLPCDDRVYCLHPDGRIGETAALNGEEFDGCEFENLQCLASQNLGLKDLRACGVGVGHTGSNVNSSALSKKRKGGSRAATAG; from the exons ATGGACGACGGCGAGCTGGATTTCTCGAACCATGAAGTGTTTTCGAGTCCGAACATGGGGGAGCTTCCGAGCAGCGGTTCAATGGACAGTTTCTTCGACGAGCTTCTCAAGGACACGCACGCGTGCACCCACACCCACACGTGCAACCCTCCCGGCCCCGATTTCTCCCACACTCACACGTGCTACCACGTACACACCAAAATCGTCCCCGCCCCTGAGGAGGACCAGGTCGCTACTGATGACACCGCCGAGTCCGCCGAGAAAAAGTCGTCGTCGAAGAAGCGGCCTCTGGGGAACAAAGAAGCCGTCCGGAAGTACCGGGAGAAGAAGAAGGCGCGTGCGGCGTCGCTGGAGGATGAGGTTGTGAAGTTGAGGGCTCTGAACCAGCACTTGATGAAGAAGCTGCAGGGGCAGGCGGCTCTCGAGGCCGAAATAGCCAGGCTCAAGTGTTTGTTGGTTGACATAAGGGGGAGGATTGAAGGGGAAATTGGGTCCTTTCCCTATcagaaaacaacaacaacaacgccgaATCCGGTGGCTGGTTCTTATGTGATGAACCCTTGTAACTTGCCGTGTGATGATAGGGTGTATTGCCTTCACCCTGATGGGAGGATTGGGGAGACTGCGGCTTTGAATGGGGAAGAGTTTGATGGTTGTGAATTTGAGAACCTGCAGTGTCTGGCAAGCCAGAATTTGGGGCTCAAGGATCTTCGCGCTTGTGGGGTTGGGGTTGGACACACAGGGTCTAATGTAAATTCTTCTGCCttatcaaagaaaagaaaag GGGGATCTCGTGCTGCAACAGCTGGTTGA